The genomic stretch AGTAGCATCCACAGGAGCAATTGTACACCAAAGTTGTGTGGCTCTCGAACAGTCGTGGAAAACATGTAACATATTTTCACAAACATTACCACATAAACTAAGTTGTGTGAAATTTACCATTACCATGATTAATGTATTGTCATTTGATATTTATGTAATACTATTTTGAGATTGATgtgttattttgatatttatgttAGTTTTACTTTGAGTCAATAGCATTTAATGTAATACAACGTACTATTTTAAGCTAACAATATTTGATACTACAGGTGTAAGTTGTTACCAATGTTGTAAATGCCCCGAAAATCCTAACATCCAAGATGTTGCTTTCTAGAAATGTCATTTCTTCCAATCCAATGTGACTTCTGGCAACACAAATTCTTGCTTTATTTTTACCTGGCcgtcaaaattaataataataataataataataataataataataataataataataataataataatgtgtcCGTTAGACATGCTCTTTTTTTCTGCACTTTAGTGCCATACGCGACAAAGATTTAAGTCTGCATTCTATAATATGTCCGCTTTATTATGCTCCATTTTTAGCAGGGCGGGATATGtctgtttgccacccctagtactTAGGCGAGGGGTAAAAAGAAAATAGTGTCAAAGGAAATGATACTAAGCCTTATGAATAGGTTTTTGATTCTTATTAGCGAGTACAGTCATTTTCACAAGTTCAACGGATCCGTTATGTTCCTTTGACAGCGAGGCACTCCCTCAGAGCAGTTAGGTCCTCTCATCATATGTTTTCTAACATGTTTTGGTAGTTTTCTTAGTGGCCTCGGAGTAAGAAGCAACCTTTCCACAAATCACTTCTTCTTTTGGCTTATGATGGCCATGTAGAGTTTTCTTCCTCCCAATGGTTGGTCCAAACATTGGCAGTCTTGGCTTTTGGCAATTCTAACATTGTACCTTTTTTACCCTCTATTTTTAATAGTATTTATGAAGTATGAGGAGGTGCCAAGAGACAGACTGACACATGTTATACACAGATTCaaatacaacaacttcatgcaCAACCAATTGCAAATGAAGGGAAAATGCATcacaaataaattattcaagaaaatACTCATCAATCAATGTTGTTTAAGGTTGAATATATAGGTGCTAAAAAAATTATACAGTGCAGATTGATTAATTCGAGCACAAATCCAGAAAATATACTCATCAATCAGGGTTATCAATACTTTACAAAAGTGCATGTGTTGAACTCGTTGAGAGATTCTAAATAAGCTCATCATCACTCTTATGGATAAAAAAGATTTCAAGCCACACTTGGTCATGGTATTAGGCCAGTTGGGCTATACATTGTTATATTTCATCACTGAAGCTTCCTTCAATCATGGAATGAGTCCTTACGTGTATGTTACCTATCGCCATGTTGTCGCTGGGTTTGTCATGCTTCCTTTTGCATACTTTCTAGAAAGGTACATGCATACACATTGGATGCTACTGTCAAATATAGCACTTAAGACATTTGAATTAATCTAATGACAATTGTTTTTCTTGCAGAAATGTAAGACCAAAGCTGACATTTTCTCTTTTTATGGAGTTTTTTGTGCTTTCGATCTTAGGGTAAGGAGAAATGATAAACAAAATGCATCTTATTACACTGTATGTATATATACAAGTATGAAAACATAATTGGTATAAAATTGCAGGGTAAGTTTGACTCTGAACATGTACTTTGCAAGCTTGAAGTACACTTCTCCAACATTTATTTCTTCCGTGGTCAACTGCATAGCTTCCCTTACCTTCGTCATTGCAGTGGCTTTTGGGTTTGAGGTTCTTGATCTTCGAAATCCTCACGGTATAGCAAAAGTGCTTGGGACCTTCGTATCCTTAGCTGGTGTTATGATCATGACACTATATAAAGGACCTATTATGAGCAATTTGTGGCGTCCTCTAATTAATATTCAACCAAAAAGTGATGATTCTGTCGATGCGAGCGAGTTAAAGGGTTCACTTCTTACAGTTTCATGCTGCGTTACATGGTCTATATGGTTCATTATGCAGGTTCTTACCTTAACTCATCATTAGTTTCTGTAAGTTTAATGTAAACATTTTTTGTGGTTGGAAATTGTTACAAATCTAATATCTTGTTTGTAATTGGAAATTTCAGGCATCCACTCTAAGAAGATACCCTGCTCAGTTATCACTCACTACATGGATGTGTTTTATAGGAGCAGCACAATCAGCTGTTTTTACAGTGATAGCAGAACATAATAATCATACAGCATGGAATATAGGGCTCAACATTGACTTGTGCTCCACAATATATGGGGTTAAGTATAATAGTTATTTCATGAACAAGTATAACAAAATCTTGAATTCTAACTCTATCTATTATTAATGACAGGGAATTGTTGTTAGTGGTTTGTTGATGTACATTCAACTATGGTGCACTGAGAAAAAAGGACCTGTTTTTGTGACAATGTTTAACCCTCTTAGCACCATTTTTGTGGCAATTCTGTCATTCTCTGTTCTTGGTGAAAAACTTTATTTGGGCAGGTAACATACAATGACTCATATTTTTGTCTGCTATTTCTGtataattttgattatattaatgaatgattatataataaaaaagaaatataattCTGAAATTCAATTCTCATAAAATTTTCAGCATCATAGGTTCATTTATTGTCATCATGGGTCTGTACTTGTTGCTGTGGGGGAAAGAAGGTGACAGAGAGATTGATTTCAAGACCAAAGGTAAATTGCAGTGCAATAGGGAAAATCCAGAATGCAGAATATAGTGAGTAAGTTTAGCTGGAAAGGTAGAGGCATACATCAAAGTGAGAGAATGGAAAAAAATTGTATATCATGAGGATTTGTCGGTTTATTCTGGCTATATACATTTTTGTGCAAAACCAAGGCTTCACAAAGCTCTTTTTCACCAATTTTACTTTAACAAGACAAAATTTCATAATAGTTATACTGTGTATAATTGAGTGTTCATGCCATTAAAATCATGACATTAAATCAGAATAGTTATACTGACCAAGTACAACCAGTAACAAAAATAAGTAAAATGCTAATAGAAGGTAAAAGAAAGGAGAATAGATAGCTAATCGCCACAAGtagggtgctcgcggtgcggtttgagcggttttgacgaaaaaaatcatccgaaccgcaagagaaaaaatagtgcggtttggtttggttcggttgacttttaaaaaaaatccgaaccaaaccaaaccaaactaatgcggtttggtttggttcggttggttcggttttttacaaatattttattgagccatacatacacacacacacatatatatatatatatatataatatatatatatatatatatatatatatatatatatatatatatatatatatatatatagagagagagagatagaggagggatcaaattacacccgaagagttacaccacgagttacactcgttcaataactacatctcgaaataatattttttaaattcaaccgttggattgaaacataatatcatatagatcatacctataaagtttgagcttaatctataatgatttactatatcatcaagatatccaaagattaacgtcaaaatgagctttcatataacgttaattttgatgttattcaatgacatagtaaatcattatagattaagctcaaactttataggaatgatctatatgatattatgtttcaatccaacggttgaatttaaaaaatattatttcgagatataattattgaacgagtgtaactcgtggtgtaactcttcgggtgtaatttgatccctactcatatatatatatatatatatatatatatatatatatatatatatatatatatatatatatatatatatatgacaacataattttatatttagacattcatacactaacaaataacaacaaaactcgtcatattttgacaacaattttccatgtaatatgtaaaaatttaatttgacaaaagtggaatattaaacctaaaataatagcataaaacaacataaaattattataatgaaacaagaaaatagaagagacgaaagattagtgaaggtgaaaaagaaaaagaaaaagtgttgagagattagagaagaagatgtgcgataaaaatgaaactgaaatacggaacaaaaagaaagaatataggagagtaaagattatagaagaagagggaagatgtatgtggcaaagaaggtgaaataatgttattagagatttgagaagatcgggactgaaattatatgtgtaaggatgagaaaattgttcgtattcataaggctaatgtataataggtttaattttgggttgaatgtgagttaagtaaaatttaggttgtaacataatgcggtttgattcggtttggttcggtttacaaaatacaaaccgcaaaccgaaccgaaccgtgcggttttgttaaaaaatgacccaaactaattcgaatcaaatgcggttttttgcggtttcggtttggtttggtttggtttgcggttttctattgggttggtttggttttgagcacccctagcCACAAGTATAGAATTATCAATAAGGCTATGCTAGAGAAAGCAAACTGAAGCTAGCCAACAAGAGGTATAATTCAGCTCTGTCTGTCACTCCTGCACATGGTGATTATAATCTTACTATA from Vicia villosa cultivar HV-30 ecotype Madison, WI linkage group LG4, Vvil1.0, whole genome shotgun sequence encodes the following:
- the LOC131600052 gene encoding WAT1-related protein At5g07050-like, producing the protein MDKKDFKPHLVMVLGQLGYTLLYFITEASFNHGMSPYVYVTYRHVVAGFVMLPFAYFLERNVRPKLTFSLFMEFFVLSILGVSLTLNMYFASLKYTSPTFISSVVNCIASLTFVIAVAFGFEVLDLRNPHGIAKVLGTFVSLAGVMIMTLYKGPIMSNLWRPLINIQPKSDDSVDASELKGSLLTVSCCVTWSIWFIMQASTLRRYPAQLSLTTWMCFIGAAQSAVFTVIAEHNNHTAWNIGLNIDLCSTIYGGIVVSGLLMYIQLWCTEKKGPVFVTMFNPLSTIFVAILSFSVLGEKLYLGSIIGSFIVIMGLYLLLWGKEGDREIDFKTKGKLQCNRENPECRI